One part of the Mycobacterium marinum genome encodes these proteins:
- a CDS encoding DUF7427 family protein, which yields MVKLRPSDCFWIVVPIIAVVYNVFLAEEGDTLSEAWDRYLKRWPWLKHVIRVVSKHLANELDPRADPIGIGFVLIRMLFRRSGAVTVLVVDD from the coding sequence GTGGTGAAGCTGCGTCCGTCCGACTGCTTCTGGATCGTCGTTCCGATCATCGCGGTTGTCTACAACGTGTTCCTGGCCGAAGAAGGCGACACGTTGTCGGAGGCTTGGGACCGATACCTGAAACGTTGGCCCTGGCTCAAGCATGTGATCCGTGTGGTTTCAAAGCACCTGGCGAATGAACTGGATCCGCGTGCTGATCCGATTGGCATCGGATTCGTGTTGATTCGCATGCTGTTTAGACGTAGCGGCGCTGTGACTGTGCTCGTCGTCGATGACTAG